A single Anopheles maculipalpis chromosome 3RL, idAnoMacuDA_375_x, whole genome shotgun sequence DNA region contains:
- the LOC126564028 gene encoding uncharacterized protein LOC126564028 isoform X2 has product MAAEENGTSAINTVVGPDDDPMRDPTRWEKFCQRHGINPNLIMLKITLFVMYGATSSLLPYLTIHMQSTGLTVEEIAIIYLALPFTTFLSPPITGFLVDKFGRYKPVVIMSLLLNALFHHSLLLIPQQEIPGKVPEAYVMRHPGTGNVEVWWSPCPSRECPEEEEIDIVVDQCLDHCLLQEQNPKIELAPPPTDLPLVVTPIGVEPNDPKDDLDLYVQNKGKGNKNKTADVLSTSSSSSTTELYIDKSLLKEVPEESEESEEGWVVAGSGDSAFIVLDMHPDLGEPIEQLGMEIEHDDNATVTDFKTRFGVALLWKQGVNVTALEEEDLRCGGLVMTSNMTLNSNIKLSEWAADCMVQRCRFRRNGPDICPPDYKESDDKIFWIYFALRFLATTMLSAGVTIMDPIALTMIEKYGGDFGRERLFSSIGMAIFSPITGILIDLFSKDLGYTDYSAAFYTYDILLVISSVTVFLMPLGEKLPADNVFKDLLNLLKLKHVIIFIWFLFLLGNFWGFIESFLFLYLKELGAPNYLLGITITVGTVSSIPFLYGAGRITKMVGHVNLIVIAFIAHACRLVGYSFIENAWWCFPFEAMEALSCHLMWVAAATYCALLAPKSLLATLIGVLGMAHFSLGRGSGSFFGGFLIAEVGTREAFRYMGLVAVAGGLAYKFIHSIWLRKYDNPDADEEAIEKGEAEKLYTDGDEPKTKDQGTSMSQERLSLMIKYNQIGSLTSLPRGSRGDVNDVFAKRRSSYNIEFVRAQKGGGSASKVDLLKSAVDINHKASQQHLRKEGKASDQSLNSKRADSAPRLNQSKNISQPTLSAVVDEDLPSSVLSRHRKKHHQSGILVVKACSQDGDLDLRNYLRETEQRDSITEGEEENYKLELSKKASRGHVLNDIPERTVEAADTTSGSAGPVVTPAVVESTEPAAVAATTPSISDDHTKNNAS; this is encoded by the exons GATTCCTGGTGGACAAGTTCGGACGGTACAAACCAGTGGTCATCATGAGTTTGCTATTAAATGCATTATTCCACCattcgctgctgctgatccCGCAGCAGGAAATACCTGGCAAGGTACCGGAAGCGTACGTAATGAGACATCCCGGCACGGGAAATGTAGAG GTATGGTGGTCACCCTGTCCTAGCCGCGAGTGCCCGGAAGAGGAGGAAATCGATATTGTTGTGGACCAATGTTTGGATCACTGCCTGCTGCAGGAACAAAATCCGAAAATTGAACTCGCACCACCACCGACCGATCTGCCGCTCGTCGTCACACCGATAGGCGTTGAGCCGAACGACCCGAAGGACGATCTCGATCTGTACGTGCAGAACAAGGGCAAGGGCAATAAGAACAAAACCGCGGACGTACTTAGCACTAGCAGCAGTTCGAGCACTACCGAGCTGTACATCGACA AGTCATTGCTTAAGGAGGTACCGGAAGAGTCGGAGGAAAGCGAAGAAGGTTGGGTAGTGGCGGGCAGTGGCGATTCCGCATTCATCGTGCTCGACATGCATCCGGATCTGGGCGAACCGATCGAGCAGCTGGGCATGGAAATTGAACACGATGACAATGCGACGGTGACCGACTTTAAGACGCGGTTCGGTGTGGCACTGCTCTGGAAGCAGGGTGTTAACGTGACCGCCCTGGAGGAGGAGGATCTTCGATGCGGTGGGCTCGTAATGACGTCCAACATGACgctcaacagcaacatcaaacTATCGGAATGGGCGGCCGATTGTATGGTACAGCGGTGCCGTTTCCGCCGTAACGGTCCGGACATCTGCCCACCGGACTATAAGGAAAGTGATGACAAAATCTTCTGGATATACTTTGCGCTTCGCTTCCTGGCTACGACGATGCTGTCAGCGGGCGTCACCATCATGGATCCGATCGCACTGACCATGATCGAAAAGTATGGTGGAGACTTTGGGCGCGAACGGTTGTTCTCCAGCATCGGTATGGCGATCTTTTCACCTATTACGGGCATTCTGATCGATTTGTTCTCGAAGGACCTGGGCTACACGGACTACTCGGCGGCGTTCTATACGTACGATATTTTGCTAGTCATATCCTCGGTGACGGTGTTTTTAATGCCGCTAGGGGAGAAGCTTCCGGCGGATAACGTGTTTAAAGATTTACTCAATCTGCTCAAGTTGAAGCACGTCATTATCTTTATATGGTTCCTGTTCCTGTTGGGCAACTTTTGGGGTTTCATCGAGAGTTTCCTGTTCCTGTACCTGAAGGAGCTTGGTGCACCCAACTACTTGCTGG GTATCACTATTACCGTGGGTACGGTGAGCAGCATACCCTTTCTGTACGGCGCAGGACGCATTACGAAAATGGTGGGACACGTGAACTTGATCGTGATAGCGTTCATCGCACACGCTTGCCGCCTAGTAGGATATTCGTTTATTGA GAACGCTTGGTGGTGCTTTCCGTTCGAAGCGATGGAGGCACTCTCCTGTCACCTGATGTGGGTCGCTGCTGCAACTTACTGCGCTTTGTTAGCTCCCAAAAGTCTGCTAGCCACACTGATCGGTGTCCTGGGAATGGCTCACTTTAGCTTGGGTCGCGGTAGTGGATCATTCTTCGGTGGTTTTCTGATCGCTGAGGTTGGCACTCGTGAAGCATTCCGGTACATGGGTTTGGTTGCCGTGGCGGGAGGACTTGCGTACAAGTTCATCCATTCAATATGGCTTCGCAAATACGATAATCCG GATGCGGACGAAGAGGCAATAGAGAAGGGTGAAGCGGAGAAGCTCTACACCGACGGTGACGAGCCGAAGACGAAAGATCAAGGCACCTCGATGTCACAGGAACGGCTATCGCTCATGATAAAGTACAATCAGATAGGCAGCCTCACGTCCTTGCCGCGTGGTTCACGG GGCGACGTGAACGATGTCTTCGCCAAGCGTCGTAGCAGCTACAACATCGAGTTCGTACGCGCTCAAAAGGGTGGTGGAAGCGCTTCGAAG GTGGACCTACTGAAGTCGGCGGTCGACATCAACCACAAGGCGTCCCAGCAACATTTGCGCAAGGAGGGCAAAGCGTCCGATCAGTCACTCAACTCGAAACGTGCCGACAGTGCACCACGTTTGAATCAATCGAAGAACATCTCGCAGCCCACCTTAAGTGCGGTCGTGGATGAG GATTTGCCGTCGTCTGTACTGTCGCGCCACAGGAAGAAACATCATCAGAGCGGTATTTTGGTGGTGAAGGCCTGCAGCCAGGATGGTGATTTGGACCTGCGTAATTATTTGCGG gaaacggaacaacgtgattcgATCACCGAGGGCGAGGAAGAAAACTACAAACTGGAGCTCAGCAAGAAAGCTTCTCGTGGCCATGTGCTCAATGACATCCCCGAGCGCACCGTGGAAGCTGCAGATACTACCAGCGGAAGCGCTGGGCCGGTGGTAACGCCAGCCGTGGTGGAAAGCACGGAACCAGCAGCAGTGGCTGCCACCACACCTAGCATATCGGATgatcacacaaaaaacaatgcTTCTTGA
- the LOC126564028 gene encoding uncharacterized protein LOC126564028 isoform X1, with the protein MAAEENGTSAINTVVGPDDDPMRDPTRWEKFCQRHGINPNLIMLKITLFVMYGATSSLLPYLTIHMQSTGLTVEEIAIIYLALPFTTFLSPPITGFLVDKFGRYKPVVIMSLLLNALFHHSLLLIPQQEIPGKVPEAYVMRHPGTGNVEVWWSPCPSRECPEEEEIDIVVDQCLDHCLLQEQNPKIELAPPPTDLPLVVTPIGVEPNDPKDDLDLYVQNKGKGNKNKTADVLSTSSSSSTTELYIDISRFPESLLKEVPEESEESEEGWVVAGSGDSAFIVLDMHPDLGEPIEQLGMEIEHDDNATVTDFKTRFGVALLWKQGVNVTALEEEDLRCGGLVMTSNMTLNSNIKLSEWAADCMVQRCRFRRNGPDICPPDYKESDDKIFWIYFALRFLATTMLSAGVTIMDPIALTMIEKYGGDFGRERLFSSIGMAIFSPITGILIDLFSKDLGYTDYSAAFYTYDILLVISSVTVFLMPLGEKLPADNVFKDLLNLLKLKHVIIFIWFLFLLGNFWGFIESFLFLYLKELGAPNYLLGITITVGTVSSIPFLYGAGRITKMVGHVNLIVIAFIAHACRLVGYSFIENAWWCFPFEAMEALSCHLMWVAAATYCALLAPKSLLATLIGVLGMAHFSLGRGSGSFFGGFLIAEVGTREAFRYMGLVAVAGGLAYKFIHSIWLRKYDNPDADEEAIEKGEAEKLYTDGDEPKTKDQGTSMSQERLSLMIKYNQIGSLTSLPRGSRGDVNDVFAKRRSSYNIEFVRAQKGGGSASKVDLLKSAVDINHKASQQHLRKEGKASDQSLNSKRADSAPRLNQSKNISQPTLSAVVDEDLPSSVLSRHRKKHHQSGILVVKACSQDGDLDLRNYLRETEQRDSITEGEEENYKLELSKKASRGHVLNDIPERTVEAADTTSGSAGPVVTPAVVESTEPAAVAATTPSISDDHTKNNAS; encoded by the exons GATTCCTGGTGGACAAGTTCGGACGGTACAAACCAGTGGTCATCATGAGTTTGCTATTAAATGCATTATTCCACCattcgctgctgctgatccCGCAGCAGGAAATACCTGGCAAGGTACCGGAAGCGTACGTAATGAGACATCCCGGCACGGGAAATGTAGAG GTATGGTGGTCACCCTGTCCTAGCCGCGAGTGCCCGGAAGAGGAGGAAATCGATATTGTTGTGGACCAATGTTTGGATCACTGCCTGCTGCAGGAACAAAATCCGAAAATTGAACTCGCACCACCACCGACCGATCTGCCGCTCGTCGTCACACCGATAGGCGTTGAGCCGAACGACCCGAAGGACGATCTCGATCTGTACGTGCAGAACAAGGGCAAGGGCAATAAGAACAAAACCGCGGACGTACTTAGCACTAGCAGCAGTTCGAGCACTACCGAGCTGTACATCGACA TTTCTCGATTCCCAGAGTCATTGCTTAAGGAGGTACCGGAAGAGTCGGAGGAAAGCGAAGAAGGTTGGGTAGTGGCGGGCAGTGGCGATTCCGCATTCATCGTGCTCGACATGCATCCGGATCTGGGCGAACCGATCGAGCAGCTGGGCATGGAAATTGAACACGATGACAATGCGACGGTGACCGACTTTAAGACGCGGTTCGGTGTGGCACTGCTCTGGAAGCAGGGTGTTAACGTGACCGCCCTGGAGGAGGAGGATCTTCGATGCGGTGGGCTCGTAATGACGTCCAACATGACgctcaacagcaacatcaaacTATCGGAATGGGCGGCCGATTGTATGGTACAGCGGTGCCGTTTCCGCCGTAACGGTCCGGACATCTGCCCACCGGACTATAAGGAAAGTGATGACAAAATCTTCTGGATATACTTTGCGCTTCGCTTCCTGGCTACGACGATGCTGTCAGCGGGCGTCACCATCATGGATCCGATCGCACTGACCATGATCGAAAAGTATGGTGGAGACTTTGGGCGCGAACGGTTGTTCTCCAGCATCGGTATGGCGATCTTTTCACCTATTACGGGCATTCTGATCGATTTGTTCTCGAAGGACCTGGGCTACACGGACTACTCGGCGGCGTTCTATACGTACGATATTTTGCTAGTCATATCCTCGGTGACGGTGTTTTTAATGCCGCTAGGGGAGAAGCTTCCGGCGGATAACGTGTTTAAAGATTTACTCAATCTGCTCAAGTTGAAGCACGTCATTATCTTTATATGGTTCCTGTTCCTGTTGGGCAACTTTTGGGGTTTCATCGAGAGTTTCCTGTTCCTGTACCTGAAGGAGCTTGGTGCACCCAACTACTTGCTGG GTATCACTATTACCGTGGGTACGGTGAGCAGCATACCCTTTCTGTACGGCGCAGGACGCATTACGAAAATGGTGGGACACGTGAACTTGATCGTGATAGCGTTCATCGCACACGCTTGCCGCCTAGTAGGATATTCGTTTATTGA GAACGCTTGGTGGTGCTTTCCGTTCGAAGCGATGGAGGCACTCTCCTGTCACCTGATGTGGGTCGCTGCTGCAACTTACTGCGCTTTGTTAGCTCCCAAAAGTCTGCTAGCCACACTGATCGGTGTCCTGGGAATGGCTCACTTTAGCTTGGGTCGCGGTAGTGGATCATTCTTCGGTGGTTTTCTGATCGCTGAGGTTGGCACTCGTGAAGCATTCCGGTACATGGGTTTGGTTGCCGTGGCGGGAGGACTTGCGTACAAGTTCATCCATTCAATATGGCTTCGCAAATACGATAATCCG GATGCGGACGAAGAGGCAATAGAGAAGGGTGAAGCGGAGAAGCTCTACACCGACGGTGACGAGCCGAAGACGAAAGATCAAGGCACCTCGATGTCACAGGAACGGCTATCGCTCATGATAAAGTACAATCAGATAGGCAGCCTCACGTCCTTGCCGCGTGGTTCACGG GGCGACGTGAACGATGTCTTCGCCAAGCGTCGTAGCAGCTACAACATCGAGTTCGTACGCGCTCAAAAGGGTGGTGGAAGCGCTTCGAAG GTGGACCTACTGAAGTCGGCGGTCGACATCAACCACAAGGCGTCCCAGCAACATTTGCGCAAGGAGGGCAAAGCGTCCGATCAGTCACTCAACTCGAAACGTGCCGACAGTGCACCACGTTTGAATCAATCGAAGAACATCTCGCAGCCCACCTTAAGTGCGGTCGTGGATGAG GATTTGCCGTCGTCTGTACTGTCGCGCCACAGGAAGAAACATCATCAGAGCGGTATTTTGGTGGTGAAGGCCTGCAGCCAGGATGGTGATTTGGACCTGCGTAATTATTTGCGG gaaacggaacaacgtgattcgATCACCGAGGGCGAGGAAGAAAACTACAAACTGGAGCTCAGCAAGAAAGCTTCTCGTGGCCATGTGCTCAATGACATCCCCGAGCGCACCGTGGAAGCTGCAGATACTACCAGCGGAAGCGCTGGGCCGGTGGTAACGCCAGCCGTGGTGGAAAGCACGGAACCAGCAGCAGTGGCTGCCACCACACCTAGCATATCGGATgatcacacaaaaaacaatgcTTCTTGA